The Oncorhynchus gorbuscha isolate QuinsamMale2020 ecotype Even-year linkage group LG06, OgorEven_v1.0, whole genome shotgun sequence sequence ggggggggaagaggggaagaggtgtGAGTggggggggaggggaagaggtgtGAGTTTGGGAGGGGAAGAGgtgtgagtgggggaggggaagaggtgtgagtgggggaggggaagaggtgtgagtgggggaggggaagaggtgtgagtgggggaggggaagaggtgtgagtgggggaggggaagaggtgtgagtgggggaggggaagaggtgtgagtgggggaggggaagaggtgtgagtgggggaggggaagaggtgtgagtgggggaggggaagaggtgtgagtgggggaggggaagaggtgtgagtgggggaggggaagaggtgtgagtgggggaggggaagaggtgtgagtgggggaggggaagaggtgtgagtgggggaggggaagaggtgtgagtgggggaggggaagaggtgtgagtgggggaggggaagaggtgtGAGTTTGGGAGGGGAAGAGGTGTGAGTTTGGGAGGGGAAGAGGTGTGAGTTTGGGAGGGGAAGAGGTGTGAGTTTGGGAggggaagaggtgtgtgtggggggggagaaagaggtgtgtgtgtgtgtggggggagaaagaggtgtgtgtggggggagaaagaggtgtgtgtgtgtgggggggggggagaaagaggtgtgtgtgtgaaagtggtgtgtgtgtgtgggggggagaaagaggtgtgtgtgtgtgtgtgtgtgtgtgtgggggggggagaaagaggtgtgtgtgtgtatgtgtgtgtgtgtgggggggggggagaaagaggtgtgaggtgtgagtgTGGGGGGGAATAGGTGTGAGTGTGGGGGGAGAGGTGTGAGTGTGGGGGGaagtgtgtgggggtggggggagaaagaggtgtgaGTGTCTCtagaagtccccacaagaatagtaaacaaacaaaaagttgaacaactggggacattttgtcgGTCCCCACGagctcctaaacctaattctaaacctaagcTATGGTTAAGTTTAGGCGTAAAGTTAGGGTACGGGTTAAAATAATAGGATTTTGAACTGAATTGTATGCCCCCTTAAGGTTAGCTGCATAAGACTGTGTGTGGACTGACTcatctgttgtttctctctcctcagacCACCTGCAGAGCAACCACCTTCAACCAACCCCGCCCCTTCCCTTTTGCGCAGTGTTCCCCCGACGGCCCCTGTCCCTTCCAATCCGAATGGGTCCAGTCGTCAGAGCCAAACCCCTGTGGGAGGGACCAAACCTTTGACGCTACCAGCCAACCTGGATGACTTCAAAGTGAGTAGATAGGTGGATACATAGAAAGATAATTATACTTTTGTGTGTAGACACTAGCTACTGGGAATGTATTTAGTTCAGATCAGTGTAGATAGACTATTGATATGCActtttggagggagggagggagggagatgtaatGGATCAGAATCATAACTGtacttcttctctcctccaggtTGCTGAGCTGAAACAGGAGCTGAAACTACGGTGTCTGACCGTGTCTGGCACCAAGATGGACCTGATCGAGAGGCTGAGGAACTACCAGGAGCAGAACTGTTTAGATCGAGCTGGTGTTACTGCTACTGTAACCCCCAAACCCAGCCAACCAACCCCACCGCACGCCTCAATCCAACCTGCTGGCTCCATCAGCCCTGCCCCCCCCCAGGCCGGAACTAATCCACACACCCACCATTCAGGAGAGTCAACAGGGAAGATGCCCGCTTTCTCATTGGCTCAGAGTGCCGCTCCAGCCTGTATTTTGAGGTTTGGCAGTACGAGCTCctcccctccagtctcccccACCCCGTCAGAACGGTCTCTGGCGGTGATGAGCCCCGACGAGACCAGCTGTAATGGAGACGTGTTCGGGGAGATGGTGAGCTCTCCCCTGACCCAGCTCAGCCTGCACCCTTCTCCACAGCACCACTCCCCAGCCTCCATCAAAGAGGAGAACCAGGGTCACTTATCCACCTGCAGCCTCTCCCAGTCCCGTCATTCTCCCACCGAGCTTCAGCCTGCCGGCCCACCTCAGGAGCCCCTAGCCGGGCCATCCATGGAGGCCTCCCCCTTGGACAAGGACCAGATGCTTCAGGAGAAGGACAAGCAGATTGAGGAGCTGACACGCATgctgaggcagaaacagaggctgGTGGAGAACCTGCGCTCCCAATTGGAGCAGGGGAAACAGACTGGagcagtgagagagatggagggagtacaGGGAGTGGTGGTGAGCGGTTATGCCCAGGAGGCCCAAACCACCCCCATCAAAGCCTCtaccatcctccatctctctctcaccaacacaGACATGGTGAGGGTCAAGAAGGAGGTAGACACagaagaagggatggagggagtggacgAGGCTCAGCCGACACAGTGCTCTCAGCAGACCCTGCTCAAACTGCAGCAGGTCCCCCGGATACAGGTTGAACAACAGACACAACAAATACTACAGACACAACAACTGAAACAACAGCAGGCACAACAACCACAGATACAACtactacagacacactcacaACAACAGGCACAACAGCATTCCAAACAGCTCCAGCAACAACAGACacaacagatgcagcagcagATTACTTCGGCCCAGTTGTTATTCCAGCAACAGCTGATCATCCAGCAGAAACAGCTCCAGCTGCAGGCCAAACAGCTGCAGGACAAACAGCTGCAAGTACTGCAGAAGAAGCAGCAGAGACAGTACCAGAGACAGCAGCAGAACAAACAACCGAGTCAGACAGTCACCCCACAACAGGTACATTCAATCATTACAGCTCTCGATCGTACAGTCTGCAGATCTACAGTATAGGAATACACGCCGCTGACAGTCGCTACACATCAGGTCCATATTTTATATTTAACGGAATAAACTTGACTGAAACCTGAAGACTTCAGCTCAACAGGCAAACAGTTTGGCAAGCAGGAGACACAGGTTTCAAACCTAGTTGACACAAGTATCTTCCCCTTCTCTGTTGGGTCATTATGATTGGCTCGTGTCTGGGCCCTGTGTTTGAATATGCCTCTTTCCTACTCTATTCTCTTCAGGCCACTCCAGTCTTCATCAGCCAACAGAATGGCACCCAGGTCCCCGCCCAGACCTTCTCATTGGACCTCCTCAAATCGGGCACCACGCCCACCCTGGTCACCGACGGCAATGGCAACCACTACCTGATAGCACTGACCAATAACAGTGCAGAGGTCCAAAACGGCGTGACCTCATTGGGCAAAACCAGTGGATCGCAACGAATCACACTGCAGGTTCAGTTACACTGTAAATCTGCTATTAAGTGTTACAGGTCTCTATATTGGTGAAATGATTGTGTAAGATGGTATCACAGTGCAGTAAAGTTGCCCTTTTACTCTAGCGATTGCAGTCAACTCCAAGTAAGCTCCCCAGCCAATTGCCAGCTGAGATACTGAGCTCCAATACCCAATCAAAACAACAGTTACAACCAGGCCCTGTCAACCAGTCTATCAAAAAGGTATTAAAATGACAAAACATTGTGACAGAAACAAGGttgtcttacacacacacacacaca is a genomic window containing:
- the LOC124038518 gene encoding myocardin-related transcription factor A-like isoform X4, which gives rise to MVVAVAPGSAPSPRSEAVTNELQEMTLHPASNDMPVRDRKNVLQLKLQQRRTREELVSQGIMPPLKSPAAFHEQRRNLERARTEDYLKRKIRSRPERSELVRMHILEETSAEPSLQAKQLQLKRARLADDLNDKISHRPGPIELIHKNILPVDLDCPLQHSLLDSPKGAGESSLDEDSSDAFSPDTLANHDSPLGPLSQLSPSDMLTQKMDMSPSQLFLTQVPPPPPLLVNGQDSLPLTNGTVMSGASRPATGQTKSKPSLERPPQRPKKAKDNKPKVKKLKYHQYIPPDQKADREPPPQLDSTYTKILHQQQLFLQLQILHQQQQHYNYHTILPAPPKPPAEQPPSTNPAPSLLRSVPPTAPVPSNPNGSSRQSQTPVGGTKPLTLPANLDDFKVAELKQELKLRCLTVSGTKMDLIERLRNYQEQNCLDRAGVTATVTPKPSQPTPPHASIQPAGSISPAPPQAGTNPHTHHSGESTGKMPAFSLAQSAAPACILRFGSTSSSPPVSPTPSERSLAVMSPDETSCNGDVFGEMVSSPLTQLSLHPSPQHHSPASIKEENQGHLSTCSLSQSRHSPTELQPAGPPQEPLAGPSMEASPLDKDQMLQEKDKQIEELTRMLRQKQRLVENLRSQLEQGKQTGAVREMEGVQGVVVSGYAQEAQTTPIKASTILHLSLTNTDMVRVKKEVDTEEGMEGVDEAQPTQCSQQTLLKLQQVPRIQVEQQTQQILQTQQLKQQQAQQPQIQLLQTHSQQQAQQHSKQLQQQQTQQMQQQITSAQLLFQQQLIIQQKQLQLQAKQLQDKQLQVLQKKQQRQYQRQQQNKQPSQTVTPQQATPVFISQQNGTQVPAQTFSLDLLKSGTTPTLVTDGNGNHYLIALTNNSAEVQNGVTSLGKTSGSQRITLQRLQSTPSKLPSQLPAEILSSNTQSKQQLQPGPVNQSIKKKAGLHLETNGITNGVPEPTQSVSAPPNLHPFFGEVSNLSESQSTSPPSLKREVCPTFDWHTLFIPPSPEQTSFSFTQRPKVCPSLLPSPSAQLPLLMFIHVFFYILFSLLSFSLSICMHRFRLKFAQSILVI
- the LOC124038518 gene encoding myocardin-related transcription factor A-like isoform X2; protein product: MVVAVAPGSAPSPRSEAVTNELQEMTLHPASNDMPVRDRKNVLQLKLQQRRTREELVSQGIMPPLKSPAAFHEQRRNLERARTEDYLKRKIRSRPERSELVRMHILEETSAEPSLQAKQLQLKRARLADDLNDKISHRPGPIELIHKNILPVDLDCPLQHSLLDSPKGAGESSLDEDSSDAFSPDTLANHDSPLGPLSQLSPSDMLTQKMDMSPSQLFLTQVPPPPPLLVNGQDSLPLTNGTVMSGASRPATGQTKSKPSLERPPQRPKKAKDNKPKVKKLKYHQYIPPDQKADREPPPQLDSTYTKILHQQQLFLQLQILHQQQQHYNYHTILPAPPKPPAEQPPSTNPAPSLLRSVPPTAPVPSNPNGSSRQSQTPVGGTKPLTLPANLDDFKVAELKQELKLRCLTVSGTKMDLIERLRNYQEQNCLDRAGVTATVTPKPSQPTPPHASIQPAGSISPAPPQAGTNPHTHHSGESTGKMPAFSLAQSAAPACILRFGSTSSSPPVSPTPSERSLAVMSPDETSCNGDVFGEMVSSPLTQLSLHPSPQHHSPASIKEENQGHLSTCSLSQSRHSPTELQPAGPPQEPLAGPSMEASPLDKDQMLQEKDKQIEELTRMLRQKQRLVENLRSQLEQGKQTGAVREMEGVQGVVVSGYAQEAQTTPIKASTILHLSLTNTDMVRVKKEVDTEEGMEGVDEAQPTQCSQQTLLKLQQVPRIQVEQQTQQILQTQQLKQQQAQQPQIQLLQTHSQQQAQQHSKQLQQQQTQQMQQQITSAQLLFQQQLIIQQKQLQLQAKQLQDKQLQVLQKKQQRQYQRQQQNKQPSQTVTPQQATPVFISQQNGTQVPAQTFSLDLLKSGTTPTLVTDGNGNHYLIALTNNSAEVQNGVTSLGKTSGSQRITLQRLQSTPSKLPSQLPAEILSSNTQSKQQLQPGPVNQSIKKKAGLHLETNGITNGVPEPTQSVSAPPNLHPFFGEVSNLSESQSTSPPSLKENGLSSQQMDDLFDILLKSGEISGFRANLDHSLAQNHSDPSTPLSPSTTPPEPSLPDVPSQQPSPSPCTGSGRLEDFLESTTGTPLLGVEPDGGLTLIDDLHSQMLSTPSILDHPPSPVDMDTSDLGFSTHPAGLDFGDPALDSMDWLDISMGGGGGRTSLAPLGPHTPPSVFSADFLDSSDLTLHWDSCL
- the LOC124038518 gene encoding myocardin-related transcription factor A-like isoform X3, which encodes MAIQSVLQLKLQQRRTREELVSQGIMPPLKSPAAFHEQRRNLERARTEDYLKRKIRSRPERSELVRMHILEETSAEPSLQAKQLQLKRARLADDLNDKISHRPGPIELIHKNILPVDLDCPLQHSLLDSPKGAGESSLDEDSSDAFSPDTLANHDSPLGPLSQLSPSDMLTQKMDMSPSQLFLTQVPPPPPLLVNGQDSLPLTNGTVMSGASRPATGQTKSKPSLERPPQRPKKAKDNKPKVKKLKYHQYIPPDQKADREPPPQLDSTYTKILHQQQLFLQLQILHQQQQHYNYHTILPAPPKPPAEQPPSTNPAPSLLRSVPPTAPVPSNPNGSSRQSQTPVGGTKPLTLPANLDDFKVAELKQELKLRCLTVSGTKMDLIERLRNYQEQNCLDRAGVTATVTPKPSQPTPPHASIQPAGSISPAPPQAGTNPHTHHSGESTGKMPAFSLAQSAAPACILRFGSTSSSPPVSPTPSERSLAVMSPDETSCNGDVFGEMVSSPLTQLSLHPSPQHHSPASIKEENQGHLSTCSLSQSRHSPTELQPAGPPQEPLAGPSMEASPLDKDQMLQEKDKQIEELTRMLRQKQRLVENLRSQLEQGKQTGAVREMEGVQGVVVSGYAQEAQTTPIKASTILHLSLTNTDMVRVKKEVDTEEGMEGVDEAQPTQCSQQTLLKLQQVPRIQVEQQTQQILQTQQLKQQQAQQPQIQLLQTHSQQQAQQHSKQLQQQQTQQMQQQITSAQLLFQQQLIIQQKQLQLQAKQLQDKQLQVLQKKQQRQYQRQQQNKQPSQTVTPQQATPVFISQQNGTQVPAQTFSLDLLKSGTTPTLVTDGNGNHYLIALTNNSAEVQNGVTSLGKTSGSQRITLQRLQSTPSKLPSQLPAEILSSNTQSKQQLQPGPVNQSIKKKAGLHLETNGITNGVPEPTQSVSAPPNLHPFFGEVSNLSESQSTSPPSLKREVCPTFDWHTLFIPPSPEQTSFSFTQRPKENGLSSQQMDDLFDILLKSGEISGFRANLDHSLAQNHSDPSTPLSPSTTPPEPSLPDVPSQQPSPSPCTGSGRLEDFLESTTGTPLLGVEPDGGLTLIDDLHSQMLSTPSILDHPPSPVDMDTSDLGFSTHPAGLDFGDPALDSMDWLDISMGGGGGRTSLAPLGPHTPPSVFSADFLDSSDLTLHWDSCL